The genomic region CCATCGGAAAGCTCGGCACGTGCATGGAGGCGAAGCGGTTTTGGGCGGTTTGCAGCATGCTGCCGTACGGGCATCCCAGGATATTGGCTGCCGGGCGCACGCCCAATTCACTTTCGGACCGCAGAATGGCTACAGCGCCCATGCTAGGACCATAGAGCACTAGCGGGCCAGTGTCGGGTTGCCGTTGCAACCACCGCACCACGGCCGCTACGTCGTCGGCCTCGCGGTAACCGACGGTGGTTTGATAACCCTCGGAACCGCCGTTGCCGGCAAAATCGACCAGCAGCACCGCGTAACCTAACTGCCGGAAGTACGCAGCCTCCGTCACCAGCTTCGACTTATTGCTGGTGTAGCCATGAAACAGCGCTACAGTACCGCGCCGCCCGACCACTGGGCCGTACCACGCGGCCAACCGGCCATTGGGGCTCTTAATGAAAACCGACTGGTAGGGAAAGGTTGGGACGCCCTCGTTCACGGGTTTGGGGTTGCGCACGCCCGTGAGCAATAACATCAGCTTCTGCGCCGCCGAAACGCGCTCTGGGCTCTGGGTGCGGGGGCCACCAGCCTCCACAAAATGCGTAAAGCGCCACGCGTGAAAAAACGCTACTACGTTTACCACCAGCAGCGCCGCTACCAGCGCCCACAGCCACCATCGGCGCATTATTTTCGGCCGGCGTTGCGGCCACCGCTGGCCGGGCGGCTGGTGCCGGGCTTCCGGCTGGCGCCGCGGCTGCCCTTGTCGGAGGGTTTGGGTTTGTCGTTGGATCGAGCATCCTGTTTGCCGCCGAAACCGCCGCGCTTGTAGCCGCCAGCTGTGTTCTTGGGTTTGGTGCCGGGGCGCACGCCACCGGGCCAAAACTCACCTTTTTTGCGGCTGTCGGTGGCGCGGGAGGTGCCAGCCTCGGCGGTTTGGGCGGCCGTCAGGTCTTTCAGGGTTTGTACTTCGGTGGTGGTCAGCTCGCGCCACTGGCCGGGTGCGAGGTCCAACAGATCGAGGCCGGCGAGCCGGGCGCGCACCAGGCGGAGGGTAGGGAACCCCACGGCGGCCGTCATTTTGCGCACCTGTCGGTTCATGCCCTGCGAAATCGTGATTTGCACCCAGCTAGTCGGAATATTGGCCCGAAACCGCACCGGCTTACTCCGCTCCCAGAGAGTGGGGGGCTCGGGTAGCAATGCTGCTTCAGCAGGGGTAGTGAAGCCTGATTTGATATCCACGCCGCGGCGGAGCTGCTCCAGGGCTTCTTCCGTCGGCTCGCCCTCTACCTGCACCCAATACGTTTTCGGGATTTTGAAGCGCGGCTCCGACAAGCGGTGTTGCAGCTGCTTGTCGTCGGTGAGCAGCACCAGTCCTTCCGAGTCGTAATCCAGCCGCCCTACGGGGTAGATGTTGGGCACCGCTACGAAATCTTTGAGCGTGGCCCGCCCGCTTTCGTCGGTAAATTGGGTGAGGACTTCGTAGGGCTTGTTGAGCAGCAGGTAGCGCATAGGAGCAGGATGAAATACCCTGCAAAGGACGACAAATTTCGGGGCCCGTGACCTGACTTAGCGCCCCAGTTTGCGCAGGCGTGCCTGCACCAGGCCCGTGGGCACCACTTCGTGCAGGGTGCCCGAGCGGTACATCACGTACGTGGCGCTGTCCTGACGGGCAAGGCCGTGCCCGCCCGACGTGTTATACGTGTGTGCTATCAGTGTGCCGATGCGTACCGTGTCGGCAGGGCGGCGCGGAGGTAGGGTCAAGGCCAGCACAGTGTCAGGGGAAAGCATAGTGGCATTCAGCACCGCCATGCGTGCCTGGTAGGTAAGCGAGTCGTAGCGCGTGTAAGGACGTGAGCGGAACTCGCCTGGCTTGTAGTCTTCGCTGTGCGTGAAGTGGGTGCGCACAGCTTCTTGCACCTGGGCTTGCGCTTGCTCCTCTGCGGTTTGTTGGCAAGCGGGCAGGCAAAAAATCAGAAGCAGAGCGGGAACAAAGGCTTTCATATAAAGGTAGGGTAGGGCCAAAGCAAAACGGCGTGCTGGCAAAGCAGCAATTCCTTAGTGTTGCAAAAATAAAACGCCTCAGATGCTGCCCGAATATTTCCGAATCACCCACTCGGCCGTTACGAGCGTCAGCAACAGGAAAAACAACCATTTCTGGTCTATCAACTCCTTGAGGTCTTCTTGCGAGTAGATGACGGGCTTGTAGTTGGCCTTCTCGATATCCTGCGCAAGCTGGGCAAACTGACTGGGATAGTACAAGCGCTGCCCACTCTGGCGGCTAAGCTGGTAGAGCAGGTTGTGGTCGGCGCGCGATTGGAGGGCTTCCAACTGCTGCTCCTGCACCAGCAGCTCGCCGCTGGCCTGCTGGGGCTGGCCGCCCAGGGTGGCGCGGGCCTGGTAGCGGTAGAGCCCGCCGGGCAAGGGGCCAAGGTGAAGCGGCGCACCGTCCTCGCTGTTGCTGAAGGTGAACGTGCGCGGCTGATTCTGCTCGTTGGTGAGCGTGAGGGTAATCTTCTGATTGTAAATGCGCTCGAAAATAGCATTGTAGGTTTCTACCCCAAACGTCACATCGTCGCGGGTCGTGAAGTCGTCCTGGGTAGGGTACACGTCGAGGCGCTTCTTGTTGGCGTTTTGGGTGAGCAGCTGGAGCGTGCGCACCACTAGGCGGTCGTAGGCCTCGGGGCGGTCATCGTGCTCCACGGCTTCTTGCAAGCGCCATTGCCAACTGCCGTCTGTGAGTAAGGTAGCCGCTTTGGTTTGCGTCCCGCCGCCGAACACCAGTAGCGGCTTGGTGGTGCGCAGGCGCCCTACCTGTTGCAATAAGGCAGCCTCGCTACCCCCGCCCAACTGCACCTCCCCAAAGGGTACCGGCGCGGGGGGGTAGGCAGCAAAGCGCTGCAAGTCGTCCTGCGAAAATGTGAAGCGGGCAAAAGCCGGGTTGGTCGCAGGCGTCACGTCGTCGGTCTGCTGGCCGCGGGGCTGCACCGTAAGGCCCGCGCCGGCCTGGTTGAACGCCGCAAAATCGGACTGAGCGCCCAGAATATATAAAGCCGGCAGGCGCTGCTGGCGCACCAGGTTCAGCACTTCCTGCCCTACCCCTAAGCGACTGGGCAGTTGGTGCAAGATGGCCACGTCGTAGTCCTGCGCCTTCAGGGGCGTGATGCCGGGCAGGTAGGCCACCAGCTCGTAGTTGTCGTTGCTGCTGATGGCGGCGCGCAGGGCTTTCAGGTCGGGGTGGGGGGCGGCGGCGGCTAGCAGCACGCGCAGCTTGCCGCGCACTACATCCACATAGGCAAACTTGCTGTTGTTGAGCAAGGTAAATTCGCCGGCCTGCTTCTGCACCACTACCTCATAGCGACGTTTGCCGGGCGCGGGGGCGGTCAGCAGAAAGGTGGTTTTCACGCGGCGCTGCCCTGCGGGTAGTTTCACGGTATTAGTCGCCAGCACGCGGCCGCCTTCGCGCAGTTGCACGGTAGCCGTGCCGCCCGCAAAGCCATCATAGGCCACTTCGGCCTCAATCGGAAACTTGTTGCCGCTGAAGGCCACGCGGTTGTAGTTGAGCGCGGGTAGGCTCAAATCCTTTTTGGGCACGGTGTCGCCCACGGCCACGCTGTAAATCGGGAACTTATACGTGGTGTATTCCGGGGCCCTACCCTGGTTCACGATGCCATCGGAGAGCAGCACCACGCCGGCCAGATTGCGACCCTCATAGCCGTCCTGCACGCCCGTGAGCAGCGCATCAAGGTCGGTGGCCGGGGCCGAGAAGCGCACTGAATCGGGCGTGGCAGGCGGCCGCGGGGCGGGGGGTAGGGTTCGGGTTTCTACGTTGAAGCCGCGGCCGCGCAAGGTGGTGGCCAGCTGCGTGAGGCCGGTGCGCGCCTGCTGCAACACCGGCGCCGGCGTAAACAGCCCCACCGACTGTGAGTTATCCATAGCCAGCACCAGGGTAGGCGCCTCGGTGGTATTGGTAGTAGAGCGCACAAACGGCCCCAGCAGCAGAAAGCACAGAAAGCTCACCACCACAAAGCGCAGCCCGGCCAGCAGATAGTTAATGGGCTTGCTCCACGGCGCCCGCGCCGAGTAAAGCAAGGCCGCATAGCCGGCGCCCACGGCCAGGCACAGCAAGATAAACCAGGGAGAATAAGCGGTAGTCAGCAAAAGGCGACAGTATCAGATGGAATGCTAAGAACCCGGGAGCAGCGGGGATAGTTGCGTGGGGTAGGAGGTAGAGCGAAGGTAGGAAGTTACGCGGGGAGAAGTTAAGCCGTTGAAAAATCAATAGCTTAGCCGTAGCAGTATTTAATAGGCTATTATCATCTATCTTTTATGCTTCACTACTTGCAAAATCTACTATGCTGTAATGCATTCCTATTGCTGTGGTTGTCAACTAGCCTCGAAGGTATGCCAAAACGTAACCCAGTTGCTGTCACTTTCTCGGAACATCTACTCGGTAATTTTCGCAATGATACGTTGGTATTAAGTGCCAACTACTCAGAATGCGGTGAGTTTGGCGGCCACCGGGAAATGATTAAAATATATATGCGGGCCGAGGAGCAAAGGCAGGCACGCCAAGCAGATTGGAACTGGGCAGCGGTGCCGCTCACAGCAGTGTGGTATTTGGATACCGCACGCTGCTCCCAGCCCAATAGCATGCTTTCTCTAGTAAAGCAGCAACAGATTACTGTTTCGCATGAGGAAGCTATTGTGGAGTATATTCAAACGATGCTGACGCGCAACCTGGCAGATAACGGCATGACACTTACGAATGGTAGCAATCGATACTCTGTCAAGCGTACCAATAGGGAAAGCCTACATGTTGAGTATCGCGACGTGCGACGGGCATGGGATGGGTTTGAGCGTTTACGGGAAAGGATATTTGAGAAGTAAAAGGGTGAGTTTATAAGCAGTAGGCATTCTTACCGCTTTATCACCGTCACCAACTCTCTACTCTCCAGCATCCGCACAGGCGAAATAACTAGTTCATCCAGCGGCAATTGACTGCCGTAGCGTTCCTTCATCTTGGCCTGCACGGCGGGGTGGCTCAGGTCGAACTCGCGCAGGTGTTGTAGTTGGCCTATTTCGCGGCCAGTGGCCTGTTGGTACATCTTCCACAGTAGCTCGGAGCAATAGATACGGTCGTCGGACCAGCCGAAGTAGAGGTCGTACGGCTTCCCACGGTACTGTTCGCCAGCAGCGCGGAGGCGGCGTAAGACGGCAGGCGTAAGCACCTGTTCGGCGTCACGCAAACGCTTCACCACAAAATGGTTGCCGGCACCGCGTGCAATCCAACTATTTAGGGGGGTGTCGCTCACGGGCTGCACAGCTTCATACACGCGCCACTCGCTTCCCTGGCGGTAGAGGATGCCGCAGTGGCTATAAGGTGAGTGCGTGGCCAACTGAATAGCCCGGCTCTGAGCGGAGGTGGATGTCTGGAAAATCAGGTCGCCGTTGTGGAGTTGTGGGGCGGCCTCCATTGCCTGCAATCTTTCTAGGAAAAGAGCACGGCGAGCGTAGGGGCGATAGGCACGCAAACCAACAAAAGCAGTCACTACGAAACCAAGCAGCAACAATAGTAACGGAGCGCGCTTGTGCATGGATAGAGGATATAAAAAGCGATACAATCTACCCAATTAGCTTAAACCCTACCCCTCGGATATTCAAAATATCCAGCGTCTCATCCTGCCGCAGGTGCTTGCGCAAGCGCGACACGTACACGTCCATGGTGCGGGCGGTGAAGAAGTTGTCGTCGCCCCAGAGGCGGCGGAGGCAGGTGCGGCGGTCCACCACGCCGTTGCGGTGCTGCACCAATAGCAGGAGAATCAAGATGAATCGATTGCTGTGATTCAGCGACTATGAACTCTGATTTCTACGACTTCCTCTTTTTATTCCAGTAAATAGTAACTACTTAGCTGCATGAAGCAGTGGTTTTTCCTTCTTACTGTCAGTGTCCTTTTAGGTGGTAGCCACCGTTTGCTTGCCCAGGTTGCAAGTGCTGACACAAGCGCAAGGGTAGCGGAAGCCAGTCTCCGCCAGCAGTACGAGCGGGCATTGCGCAATGAGTGGAGCCTGTACAACGGCCCGGAATACGTGGATTACGTGCGGAGAAACACAAAGGGCCATCGGTTTTTTGGCAGCCCAGACGAGCAGCTTGCAACCGTGACGTACGGTGGAACCACCTACGCCAAGATACCGCTGCGCTACGATTTGGTACGGCAGCAGCTCGTACTCAGGCCCTACCAGGATGATCATCAGATACAGCTGGTGGATGAGCTAGTCGAGCAGTTTTCCATCGGCGGGCACACCTTCGTGCGGCTCGGCGCCGAGGCGCCGGGCCGGGGCCGGTTCTACGACGTGTTGGTAGAAGGACCCGTGAGCGTTTTGGCGTCGCACCACAAAAACTACTCGGTGCGCACTGCTGCTACTGCTATAGAAGGCGAAATAACCGCTGCAACCGACTACTACATTCGCAAGGAAGGGGTTTACCATTCCGTCAAAAAGGCGAAAGACGTGGTGCGGCTCTTTCCGGAGCACCGGGCGGCACTGCGCAGCTATCTGCAAGCCAACAAAGTTGCCGGGCGGGAGCAGGCTATTGTTGCCCTGGTGCGCTACCAGGCCGGGCTACCGACTGCCTCCAGTCAATAAGTGCACTTATGCCTGCTCAGCAAGCCAGTGGCTTCAGATGCTGAAAGGTATTTTCAGGGTAGGAGCCACCCACGTAGAGACGCTGGGCTGGCTTTTCTTCCAACACGTATGGCTGAAGACCATTACAGATCTGCTATATTCTTATAATAAATCAGTTACTTAACGGCTGCCTTTACTTACAATACCCGTTAGTCTGCACCGAACAGCGGCGCCTACAGCGGCAATTTACCTTTATGCTTATCCAGCGTATTTCGAATGAAGCATATTTACGTAGTGGTATTGCTGTGTTGGTGCGGCATGAGGTGCGTCTACGGACAGCAGGTGCCTCCGCTCGTTACAGGCAATTTTCAACGGCTCAGTCTTGTGCAGTTTGCCGAGCAGCTGGAAGCGCAGACTTCTTACCGCGTTTTCT from Hymenobacter aerilatus harbors:
- a CDS encoding alpha/beta hydrolase, with the translated sequence MRRWWLWALVAALLVVNVVAFFHAWRFTHFVEAGGPRTQSPERVSAAQKLMLLLTGVRNPKPVNEGVPTFPYQSVFIKSPNGRLAAWYGPVVGRRGTVALFHGYTSNKSKLVTEAAYFRQLGYAVLLVDFAGNGGSEGYQTTVGYREADDVAAVVRWLQRQPDTGPLVLYGPSMGAVAILRSESELGVRPAANILGCPYGSMLQTAQNRFASMHVPSFPMAYLLVFWGGVQNGFWAYGLKATEYAPRITTPTLLLWGEQDARVTRAETDAVFSGLRGPKQRQDFALAGHEPYWRKQPALWQQTIAGFLTQLSAGGKHPATGLPQPVAAYLSRNPYPRIFVKVSPSDIGGAEY
- a CDS encoding pseudouridine synthase, yielding MRYLLLNKPYEVLTQFTDESGRATLKDFVAVPNIYPVGRLDYDSEGLVLLTDDKQLQHRLSEPRFKIPKTYWVQVEGEPTEEALEQLRRGVDIKSGFTTPAEAALLPEPPTLWERSKPVRFRANIPTSWVQITISQGMNRQVRKMTAAVGFPTLRLVRARLAGLDLLDLAPGQWRELTTTEVQTLKDLTAAQTAEAGTSRATDSRKKGEFWPGGVRPGTKPKNTAGGYKRGGFGGKQDARSNDKPKPSDKGSRGASRKPGTSRPASGGRNAGRK
- a CDS encoding VWA domain-containing protein, coding for MLTTAYSPWFILLCLAVGAGYAALLYSARAPWSKPINYLLAGLRFVVVSFLCFLLLGPFVRSTTNTTEAPTLVLAMDNSQSVGLFTPAPVLQQARTGLTQLATTLRGRGFNVETRTLPPAPRPPATPDSVRFSAPATDLDALLTGVQDGYEGRNLAGVVLLSDGIVNQGRAPEYTTYKFPIYSVAVGDTVPKKDLSLPALNYNRVAFSGNKFPIEAEVAYDGFAGGTATVQLREGGRVLATNTVKLPAGQRRVKTTFLLTAPAPGKRRYEVVVQKQAGEFTLLNNSKFAYVDVVRGKLRVLLAAAAPHPDLKALRAAISSNDNYELVAYLPGITPLKAQDYDVAILHQLPSRLGVGQEVLNLVRQQRLPALYILGAQSDFAAFNQAGAGLTVQPRGQQTDDVTPATNPAFARFTFSQDDLQRFAAYPPAPVPFGEVQLGGGSEAALLQQVGRLRTTKPLLVFGGGTQTKAATLLTDGSWQWRLQEAVEHDDRPEAYDRLVVRTLQLLTQNANKKRLDVYPTQDDFTTRDDVTFGVETYNAIFERIYNQKITLTLTNEQNQPRTFTFSNSEDGAPLHLGPLPGGLYRYQARATLGGQPQQASGELLVQEQQLEALQSRADHNLLYQLSRQSGQRLYYPSQFAQLAQDIEKANYKPVIYSQEDLKELIDQKWLFFLLLTLVTAEWVIRKYSGSI
- a CDS encoding YiiX family permuted papain-like enzyme — translated: MEAAPQLHNGDLIFQTSTSAQSRAIQLATHSPYSHCGILYRQGSEWRVYEAVQPVSDTPLNSWIARGAGNHFVVKRLRDAEQVLTPAVLRRLRAAGEQYRGKPYDLYFGWSDDRIYCSELLWKMYQQATGREIGQLQHLREFDLSHPAVQAKMKERYGSQLPLDELVISPVRMLESRELVTVIKR
- a CDS encoding winged helix-turn-helix domain-containing protein, translating into MILLLLVQHRNGVVDRRTCLRRLWGDDNFFTARTMDVYVSRLRKHLRQDETLDILNIRGVGFKLIG